The following is a genomic window from Parabacteroides johnsonii DSM 18315.
TATTATTTATAATGGTTTGTAATATCAACTAAAGAACATATTTCCACGGTTGTTTGATTATTGGCATTTGTTATTTCCCGAAATTCAAGCTTGTATTGGTCATTGATTCGAAGAGAGGAAAGTTCCTTCTTACCACCGATCAATTTCTCGTAGTTCAAAGATCTGTATTGATACAATTCTTCCATCTTAGAGGCATTCAACAAAGCTTTGACACATTTGAGATAACCGTTAATTATTTGCGGTTGAAAGCGATGTTTTTTATCATCAGTTTTCCTTTTTGCATAAAGTTCGGCCAAATACTTTCTTTCAAATTCTACATTCATGTATATGTTCTTAATTAGCACAAAGATAAGAATACATAAGACAATTCGCAAAAATAGGGAATTATTTTTATGCCAAACAACCATCGGGGCAATAGGGGAGAAAGAAACTTCCGCCTTGTTGGCATTTAGATTTTGTTAACAACAGTGGAACGATACGAAGTGGCTTTTTCCAGAAAACGGCAGATTCAGGCTATTATAGCAATAGAGGCCGGCAGATTGAAGATATCATGTATATTATTGACAAACTTGGACTTACACAACTATATAAGGTACATATATACATTATATAAAAAAACGGATTTCAACCTTGTTTTAGAGCGTTTTTATATTTATAAGTAGTTGGATATAAAAAAGATAGAGGTGATTTTCAAAATGACTAATGAAAACGTACGTTTAGATTCGTCATTTTTCAGCTACAAAAATACAACTACTTTTTAAACCTGCAATCCTTTCTCCCAATAAATTTTCCTTTTCTATATTCTTTCTTATCAATTAGATAGCCTAACCTGTACGAAAAACCTTCTTTCTGATACGAACCCTCCCGAAAGTCCCGAAAAAATGACTAAAAAAAACGTACGTTTTCTCTCGTCATTATACAGGAATTTGGTTAACTCTTGTAAAACAAGAGGTTTGAGAAAAGAAAGAAATATACAGATATACTATTTATTAATTAAACATTTTAGAATTATGAACAAAAAGTTTTCTACTCTTTTGGCCGGTGTCCTACTGGTCGGTAGTGTCGGGGCGTTCGCACAAACTGCACCTGATGAATTAAAGACTGGTGATGTTGTTCTTGTAAAGAATAGTATTACCCAAGGGCCACAAGGGGATCATCCTTGGCCTACTTATCTAAAAGCGAAAGGTGAAAAAGGAATTGTCCCGGTTGAACAAAGTAGTTTTAAACCTGCAACCGCAGCTGATATAGATTCAATCAGTTGGAAAGTGACAGTTCGTGAAAATGCAGGTGGCCTGAAAGATTATGCTTTTGAAAACGTTGCAACCGGTGTTAAGTTGGCTTATGATGCTCCGGCCAAGACTGTTGATTATGCAGGATATACTGAGATCAAGGCTTCTACCGATTCTGCAAAAGTAGTAACAGCGACTGACGCTAATGCTTGGTGGTCTTTAGATGCATATAGTGATGGCAACACAGAAAAAATGTACACGCTTGCTTATCGTTATACAACAGAAGCAGGTGATTCAATCGTTGCTTTGGGATCTTATCGTTGGTTCGCTAATGGAGAAGATTACATGGTTCGTTCAGCTCGTTTGGCAAAAGCGAAAGATCAGAGTATGAGAGACGCTTTGGCCGGTCTTGTTGGAGCGACTGCTACTATTCAGATTGCTTCTTTTGCGCATTGGCAGTTGGATAAAGATGGTGTTGAGACTTTAAAGAACACTTTGATCAACATGACTTATGCCGATCTTAAATTGCCGGTTATCCAGTCTACAAATATTCCGGGATTGGCTAACTTTCAGGTAGTTCCTGTTAAGAGTTATGCAAGTGGCGACATCACTTTCTATGGAGCAGCAGAAGATGCAGACGCTGCTACTCAGTTTGCATTCTTGCCGGCTTCACAGATCGGTGTTGAGAATCCAGAATACTTCACAATCGACACAACTCGTTACAGACTGGAAAGTGTACATCAAGACAATGTATTTGGTTACGGTTTGGGCACTGATACGATCATTACGAAAGCAGCAACAAAAGAAAGAAATGGCTTGAAGGTGTTCTCTATGTCTTACTTGGTAGGATATCCTGACAGTGTGACATTTACTCCGGCCGCTGCTGTTGAATATGTGCCTGCCACAGCTGCCGCTGCTGCGACTTTTAAAATCGTTGACAACGCATCAGGTGCTACTGTTTTAGGTGCAGCCGTATTGGATGACAAAGAGTTGGTTTCTACGGTTGTAAAAGATAACAATGCAAGAAAAGAAGGTACTTTGATGCCTTACGCATTCGAAGCTCCTGTTTATCCGGAAATCGCTGAAGGTTACTACTTCTTCCAGTCTACCAACAAGGCTACAGCTGACAAGTATATCGTAAACAGCTTGTGCGGTACAGCAGTTAACAGCTACAGAGAATTTGTAGACGAAGTATCGGCTGACAACTCTTACAATGTATGGGTAGTAGAAGGCGAAGGCAAGGACATGACGATCAAGAACCGCTACACAGGCGAAGACTTCTCTTTGATCCTGTTCGAAGCCGGCGAAGGTCTGTACACAACAGGCAAGTTGGATACATTCAAGATCGAAGCTATCGAAGACATCAAGAAAGGTGGCGTAGACTATTATCAGATCGAAACTCCTGAATACAAGAAGTTCGCTTTGAGCTTGGTGAACGGTATCGGCGAAAACATCTATGTGACAACTGTGGCTGACTCTGTATTAGGCGTTAAGGTTGACGATGCTTCCCTGTTGCTTTATCCGACAGTTAAGGAAACAAAGAAATACGGTGTAAACGATGAATTGGTTGCTGAAACTTATACATTCAAGACAAAAGATGGTAAAGTTTTAACCAGAAATGCAAAAGGCCAATTGATCATTGATGAAGAAGAAGGAGCATATCCTGTGATCTTTGCATTCAAGAATGCAGGTAACGGTGAATACTTTGCAGTATACAATGTTTTGACAGGTACAATGGCTTCTCAAACTACACAAACAGTTTGGTATCTGAATGCTCAAGCTACAGACAACTATATGCAGTATGTTTCAGGTGTAGGCTGTCCGGAAGGCCAGGATCGTTTCACTTTGGAAGCTCCTGCCGCTCCGAAATACCTGACAGTTGCTCCGGGCCACTATACGATCAAGACAGACGGACGCGAAGATATGTTGACAATGGGTGCTGACAGCGCTGCCATCTTCCGTCGTATCACTTCTGACTTGAAATCTGATTACAACAAAGAATCATTTGCATTGTGGATTGATACAGCCAAGTTTGACGCTGGCGAAACTCCGCTGAACGTACCGACTTACTTCATCATGAAGGGCGCAGCCTACGAAGAAGACACATTGGCCGGTAATTTCTTGGGTGCATATCGTACAGACTCTGTCATGTTTGTTGAAGCTAAACGTGTTGCAACAAAAGATACTTTGGTTATCGCTTCTACGGAAAAGGCATTAAAGAACGATGCTGTTAAACCGTACCAGTTCAAGTTCCCGTTCGTCGACGGTGAAGAGGGCGCTGTTTACGTTCAGAACGAAAACAACCAATACCTGCGTATCATCAACGAATATGTGACTTTGACTTCTAAAGAAGAAGAAGCTATCGCAGTAAATGTAGTAACAACAGAAGCTCCTACGGCCAACGAAGGCGTAGAAGTATCTGAAGTAAAGGTGATCGCTGGCGAAGGTCAAGTAACAATCGCAAGTGCTGCCGGCAAGAAGGTTGTTATCTCTAACATCCTCGGTCAGGTGGTTGCTAACACAGTTCTGACTTCTGACAACGCTGCCATCGCAGCTCCTCAGGGTGTAGTCGTAGTAGCTGTTGAAGGTGAAGAAGCTGTTAAAGCTATCGTAAAATAAGAACACTGTCCATTCTGTAAGGGCGGAGTAGAACCCCGCCCCTACGGACAGACAAAATTTTATAATCAAATAATTCTTCGGCTGCGTGCCCGTAAAACGGCAATTACCCTGCGAGAGGCGAATAAGTGGCCGGATTTAATATTAATAATACTAAAGTATATTGAATTTAAAAGTTCAAGTTGTCTTCCCCCTGCGAAGGACGAAGGCATACAAAAAAACAAGCCTCGGTAGTGTACGAAAACTGTCGGGGCTTCGTTGTTTATCATAATCACTTGTTACTTTTGGCTTGATCCAAAAGTAACCAAAAGATCAAGGCTTAACCGGCTGGGCTACTCCGGTCAAAGACTACGCTGTCGCCTGCGAAACTCGCTTCGCTCAGACAGCGCAGGCTCCGGACGCTCCGTCTTTGCCCTTCGCTTGACGCCCATCCGCTTAGGCCTTTCTTAGAAAGCTACGCTTTCTCTTGGGATGGCCGATGCCGACCGTTCTTCTGCGATCCCGCGCGGGGCGCGGGAACAGGATAGTTTCGAGACACCCTCACAAGTGCGAGGACAAACACGGAGACAAGCCCGACAAACACAGAAGCAGCACGGAGGCAAGCACAGGGACAAACCCGTTCCCACACTTGATGCGGGATCACAAAGAAGCAGGCGGTATCGGCCATCCCCAAAGAGCCGTCAGGCTCTACTTCCGGCCTAAGCTGGTGAGCGTTAAGCGCAGTGACCGGAGTGAGCGTCCGGAGCGTCTGCTGTTTGAGCGAAGCGAGTTTCAGACGCGACAGCGAACGAAGGGAACGGAGTAGCGAAGCAGCTTAAGCCTTGATCTTTTGGTTACTTTTGGATCAAGCCAAAAGTAACAGAACAATCTTGAACTTTTGGTTACTTTTCTTTCAAGCCAAAAGTAACAGAACAATCAAATAAAAAAATTTATAATGAAAAAAAACGAACGCTTTCACCGAAAGCACAAGAAATGGCGGAACTATACACCCGCCTGGAAAACCTCAAGTCGAAACAGACGGAAGGAGTGAAAACAACCCGCTACACGACCGATGCCGTCCGGGACACACGCAAGCGCATACGCGAACTGCTCAGTGAAGCCGACGGGCTCGAAGAAACACAGATCCCGATAGACGATGCACGCACGCTCGTCGAATATTTCAGCGGGATACGCTACCTGCCGGAGTTCAAAAAAGACACGGAAAAGGCAACAGGGCTCTTCAAAGCCATGCAAGTCATCTTCGGATTCGCCGTCGCCGTCACGACACTGTCCACTTATTATTATTCAAGAGATAAAAGAAATCGGCAAGAATGTTAATTTTCAACAAATTAAAAGCGACAAAATAATATATTATGCCGAAATAAATTTCTTTATATAATTGATATAAAAAGATTTACAATTCAGATAACATACTTTTTATATGATTGCCGGTATGATAAGATCCCCCTACCTTTGGGTCATCATCAACCGGCAATCTTTTTTGCCTTAAATTAATAATATCATGAAAAAACAAGAACTTGTTTCTTTTTATGCCAGCCTGTTCCGGACCGAGTGCCAAGTCTTAACTCTTGAAGAAATCATTATCCTGATCCGGCGCCGCCGGTGGCAACGTGAAATCATCGCCTACCGCACCGCACTCGCAGAAGGGCGCTCCGAAGAGGCCCGCCGTCTGAAAGGCGGATTGCCGGGATTCACCCCTTCGGGGGTATTCAAGGGAGGGCATAAGGCAAGTGCGATCGAAACGTACAGTCAAGTTGTCGGGCTGGATTTCGACCATGTGGAGGACCTTGCGGCACTGATCCTCATCTTCCGGATGCTGGACTTCACGCTGGCGATGTTCGTCAGCCCCAGTGGAGAAGGGCTGAAGGTCTTCGTACGCGTAGACTGCCCGCCCCGACGCCACAGAGAGGCCTACCTGCAGGTCGCCGCCTTCTTCGAGAAGGCTGGCGGCATGGCGAGCGATGCCAAGTGTAAGGACATCAGCCGTTGCTGCTACGTGAGCGACGATCCG
Proteins encoded in this region:
- a CDS encoding DUF6383 domain-containing protein; protein product: MNKKFSTLLAGVLLVGSVGAFAQTAPDELKTGDVVLVKNSITQGPQGDHPWPTYLKAKGEKGIVPVEQSSFKPATAADIDSISWKVTVRENAGGLKDYAFENVATGVKLAYDAPAKTVDYAGYTEIKASTDSAKVVTATDANAWWSLDAYSDGNTEKMYTLAYRYTTEAGDSIVALGSYRWFANGEDYMVRSARLAKAKDQSMRDALAGLVGATATIQIASFAHWQLDKDGVETLKNTLINMTYADLKLPVIQSTNIPGLANFQVVPVKSYASGDITFYGAAEDADAATQFAFLPASQIGVENPEYFTIDTTRYRLESVHQDNVFGYGLGTDTIITKAATKERNGLKVFSMSYLVGYPDSVTFTPAAAVEYVPATAAAAATFKIVDNASGATVLGAAVLDDKELVSTVVKDNNARKEGTLMPYAFEAPVYPEIAEGYYFFQSTNKATADKYIVNSLCGTAVNSYREFVDEVSADNSYNVWVVEGEGKDMTIKNRYTGEDFSLILFEAGEGLYTTGKLDTFKIEAIEDIKKGGVDYYQIETPEYKKFALSLVNGIGENIYVTTVADSVLGVKVDDASLLLYPTVKETKKYGVNDELVAETYTFKTKDGKVLTRNAKGQLIIDEEEGAYPVIFAFKNAGNGEYFAVYNVLTGTMASQTTQTVWYLNAQATDNYMQYVSGVGCPEGQDRFTLEAPAAPKYLTVAPGHYTIKTDGREDMLTMGADSAAIFRRITSDLKSDYNKESFALWIDTAKFDAGETPLNVPTYFIMKGAAYEEDTLAGNFLGAYRTDSVMFVEAKRVATKDTLVIASTEKALKNDAVKPYQFKFPFVDGEEGAVYVQNENNQYLRIINEYVTLTSKEEEAIAVNVVTTEAPTANEGVEVSEVKVIAGEGQVTIASAAGKKVVISNILGQVVANTVLTSDNAAIAAPQGVVVVAVEGEEAVKAIVK
- a CDS encoding type II toxin-antitoxin system RelE/ParE family toxin, encoding MNVEFERKYLAELYAKRKTDDKKHRFQPQIINGYLKCVKALLNASKMEELYQYRSLNYEKLIGGKKELSSLRINDQYKLEFREITNANNQTTVEICSLVDITNHYK